The DNA sequence GCGGGGCGGATCAGCGGGCAGGGCGGCGGCAGGAGCAGGACGCCCTCGGGGGCGGGGGGCCGCTTGAAGCGCTTCCTGCGCCGGAGGAAGCTGCCGTTGTGGAACATGCCCTGCGAGGCCGGGTGGAGGCTCCAGTAGTTGCCCTTGCCCGGGCTGCCGGGCTCGCGGGGCACCTTCACGAAGCAGTCGTTGAGCGACAGGTTGTGGCGGATGGAGTTCTGCCAGGCGGGGAAGCGCTGCCCGTAGTAGGGGAAGCGCCCGCGGATGAAGGCGCAGATCCCGCTCAGCGGCAGCTTCTGCTGGGGGCTCTGCAGGATGGCCATGGTGATCAGCGCGATGTACGAGTAGGGCGGCTTGCACGGTCCCGCTGCCGCCGCCCCGTCCAGGCTCTGCCTAGCCGCCGCTACGCCCTCGCCAGCCCCGCGGGTGGCGCCGCTGcccgcctcctcctgcccacGGTCGCCTTCGCCCAGGATGTCGATGATCTCCTcgtcctcctcgtcctcctccccATCGGAGCCCCGGGCGCGGAGCCGCAGGAAGGCTGCGTCCTCGCCGGGCAGGCTCATGAGCAGCAAAGCCCTGGGCGGGCAGCGACGGACGGGGGAAGGAGGAGCTGCGTGGATGCCGCCGATCGCCTCTCTCTGCCCGCAGAACTGCCCGCTCTTTTATGACCCACCTTCTGCAAAGGGGGTGGGGGTCGGTCTCCTGGAGCCCattggctgcagcagcctcaggctgcaatcctatgcacgctctcctgggagtaagacccattggacGTAATggcactcagagcccaattctgtccacactttcctgggagtaagccccaatgactctaatgggacttacttctgagtagacatgcataggattgtgccctcagtgccAAGttacaggctacaatcctatctacactttcctgggagtaactttccattggctacaatgggacttacttctgagtagacatgcataggattgggctcgcagtCAGGGTGGGGGACGGCGGCAGCGGGGACATGCGCACTGCGGGAGATGTTTCGAAAGGCTGTTAGTTCACTTGGGATACACAAAGCATAAaaccccctttccctttcaaGTAAGGTGCTGCCATTTTCTATGTTAAAAATGAAAAGGTATAGGCGACTGGGGCTATatttcctccccccgccccatatTTCACTTAACAATGAAAATGGCGGTCTCTTCTCTTGGACAACGCAGAGATCCAGGTCCAACTGTCGTCCCGCACAACTGGTTAGAATTACTGGTGTAATTACTGTAATTACTAGAATTACAAAAGCAGTAGTGCTTTTGTCTAAGAAGACCATCCAGCAAGTTTAATAGGGCTGGGTTGAGGAGTGGATGTCAAGGTGCGTCTAGACATGCATCTGCATCAGCCACCAAGGCAGACGGTTCCTTGAGCATCATTCTTTCTCAGTTAAACTattcctgcccaacgttgcatatacgcaacagggaccaaatgtgttcacctgtgggctggacaacaATGGGTTAACTAGCCCAattgtgtacacattttatccctgttgtgtatattcaacattgggtagaaatggttcagagctcaatcctatgcatgtctactcagaagtaaagcccattatagccaatggggcttacttccagacaagtgtggatgggattggagcCTCCAGCGTTTCTTTGACTGAGGTGGCTTCTGAAACTGTATAGCGCTTGGGCGGTTTCAAGCATGCGCTTCTGAAACTACACAAATCACCGGCCGAGAATTCTGGAGAGATCCCTAATCAACACTTAAAGTTTGTTTTCTCGCTCTTCCACTGTACAAAAACTGTACTACCAGAAGTTCTGCGAAGCGGAAAGGGACCTTCTCCTCTACTTCTATCGATATCTGTAGACATTTGCGGCTGTTACCCGAATGAACAAAGCTGGGGAACAAAGCAGCACTCTTAAATCGGGTTTAACCAGAGCGGGAGGGAGGGTAGGAAAGACATGTGAAGGGTAAAGAAGTCGGAAGGAAACAAGGACAGAAAATACTTGAACTCCAGAACAGTTATTATTCCATCAGAGACCTGGTGTGTTTCATAGCAGGTGACTTTGCAAGCCTTGCAAATCAACCAAGACAGCCCTTACAGAGGAAATCGATCATCTGTAGTTGACGGGAGgagggggtctctctctctctctctctctctctctgatgtccAAAACCCGAAAAAGATTCCATAATAATCATCCTAAAAAAACCTTCcatctttcttcctcctcctgtgaACCTCATTTTAACCGATGTCCAATAtactttatattattattattattaacgaaACAGCCTGGTAATAAGGCAGGAATACCAAAGACAGGGATATGAGGTAAGCCTTGGATTACCTTGCTGAATATAACCCTCGGCTGGTGAACTGAGACCCCCCACAATCTTTTTTAACAAATGGCTAGGGTCTATACCGCTGCGATATAGTCAACCAACCACACCATCGTGCCTTTCAGTTCCCCTATGAACGTGGAAGGCAGCACACAAATAATAGGTTGAGCGTGAGAACACACTCGATTTTCGTTCTGGGCACCTGGATGCACAGTGGTCGGGCttcactgaggctacaatcctatccacactttcctgggagtaagccccactgactataatgggactaacttctgagtagacatgcatagtattgggctctgagacatGTAAGCCTAGAGTTTACTCATTGCAAGACAGTACAGTACCTTACAATAGGCTTTTTACTGACAAGCAGTTTTCCTTCCCCAAAAAAGTATTTTAAACTATATTCTATGGTTTATTAAAATGTGTTGTTACTTTTTTCTTTCATATTTTAAACATTAGTACCTCCACTTAGcatccagaattttaaaaaaattgtcccAGAAATTATTTAAAGACAAACTTTCAGAACCATCAAATCCATTCAAATGTACAAGCCTTTCTCGAAAACGAAAATGATTGTTCTGTCGCTATAAACGTGTAAATAAATATCAGTTTTTGTATTTACAGTTTTTCCTGTCAATCACGTTAACAATCTGGAGGAACACACAacattttctttttgaaatatttaaaatgtctTAAGAATTCTTAGTCAAAAGGGTAAGAATAgttttgcaaatatatgcagcaaCGCGATAAGGGGTAATCACACGTTAAACTGTACTTGGGTACGTGTGTGTGCCCAGGTACAATTGCTGGTAGTCTGTACCTGAGTACAGTTATTCACATGGTCCATTCAAAGTAGGTTCCATCTTAGTGGTCAGTACCAAAGCAGTACTGATAGTACTGAGGTAGCATCCCAGTACCAAAGTAGGCACCATCTCAACAGTGTACATAGGCTGTTGATCTGTAAAAACGGACCCAAGTGGTCATTCACACGGAAATGGGTACGTACCCCCTTTATCCGGGTCCAGACATTCTGTAACCTGGAACGTGAACGTGTAACGTGAGAACATCCCCATTAACATATTTCTATTGTCactacagtgggggaggggggcacgattgttgctttttttgtttatggCATCCATCTTGCTAACCTTGAACTAACCTATAATTGAAATCTAAAATAATATCCGTCAAGTATTAATTCGCAATTCAAATGCCTGTAATTCTCTGCAGCAAGTAAAGGTGCAACTTTTTTTTAGCTTGATCTGCCTGCAGAATCTTAGGAAAGGAAACTAAGCATTGGCTGGATttacacagcccagtcctatccccatttacctgggagtaagccccattgactataatggggcatacttttgagtaaacatgcatagggttggtcTCTTAAGCGCTCGTTTAAATGGCGGGGCGAGGGGCGGAGACTGATAGATTGAACGCAGTTTAGCAACTG is a window from the Tiliqua scincoides isolate rTilSci1 chromosome 2, rTilSci1.hap2, whole genome shotgun sequence genome containing:
- the LOC136638535 gene encoding forkhead box protein D5-like, which encodes MSLPGEDAAFLRLRARGSDGEEDEEDEEIIDILGEGDRGQEEAGSGATRGAGEGVAAARQSLDGAAAAGPCKPPYSYIALITMAILQSPQQKLPLSGICAFIRGRFPYYGQRFPAWQNSIRHNLSLNDCFVKVPREPGSPGKGNYWSLHPASQGMFHNGSFLRRRKRFKRPPAPEGVLLLPPPCPLIRPAGPLAAAYALPPPEGQGAVCAFQAGKSQKPDGGGSRCSFSIESIMRAPAAALQLSALIPPPLAATWSRCPAWLPRPASRLLPAARRSWLGPPSSHGPGALVVTRPELMIPVAGGTPASVF